In Symphalangus syndactylus isolate Jambi chromosome 6, NHGRI_mSymSyn1-v2.1_pri, whole genome shotgun sequence, a genomic segment contains:
- the LOC129484208 gene encoding SEC14-like protein 1 has protein sequence MVQKYQSTVRVYKYPFKLIMAAYERRFPTCPLIPTFVGSDTVNEFKSEDGAVHVIERRCKLDVDAPRLLKKIAGVDYVYFVQKNSPNCREHTLHIEAHNETFSSCYTVHPENEDWTCFEQSASLDIKSFFGFESTVEKLQ, from the coding sequence ATGGTGCAAAAATACCAGTCAACAGTGAGGGTGTACAAATACCCCTTCAAATTAATTATGGCTGCCTATGAAAGGAGGTTCCCTACGTGTCCTTTGATTCCGACATTCGTGGGAAGTGACACTGTGAATGAATTCAAGAGTGAAGATGGGGCTGTTCATGTCATTGAAAGGCGCTGCAAGCTGGATGTAGATGCACCAAGACTGCTGAAGAAGATTGCAGGAGttgattatgtttattttgtCCAGAAGAACTCACCGAATTGTCGGGAACATACTTTGCACATTGAGGCTCATAATGAAACATTTTCCAGTTGCTATACTGTTCACCCAGAAAATGAAGATTGGACCTGTTTTGAACAGTCTGCAAGTTTAGATATTAAATCTTTCTTTGGTTTTGAAAGTACCGTGGAAAAATTGCAATGA
- the ALKBH3 gene encoding alpha-ketoglutarate-dependent dioxygenase alkB homolog 3 isoform X3 translates to MNKIFQKLRAEAFLVNMDEKRRRARVQGAWAAPVKSQAIAQPATTAKSHLHQKPGQTWKNKEHHLSDREFVFKEPQQVVRRAPEPRVIDREGVYEISLLPTGVSRVCLYPGFVDVKEADWILERLCQDVPWKQRTGIREDITYQQPRLTAWYGELPYTYSRITMEANPHWHPVLHTLKNRIEENTGHTFNSLLCNLYRNEKDSVDWHSDDEPSLGRCPIIASLSFGATRTFEMRKKPPPVLLHLDHTGKKFIATNAVF, encoded by the exons ATGAACAAAATCTTCCAAAAGCTCAGAGCAGAAGCCTTTTTGGTCAACATGGATGAAAAAAGACGGCGAGCCCGAGTTCAGGGAGCCTGGGCTGCCCCTGTTAAGAGCCAGGCCATTGCTCAGCCAG CTACCACTGCTAAGAGCCATCTCCACCAGAAGCCTGGCCAGACCTGGAAGAACAAAGAGCATCATCTCTCTGACAGAGAGTTTGTGTTCAAAGAACCTCAGCAG GTAGTACGTAGAGCTCCTGAACCACGAGTGATTGA cAGAGAGGGTGTGTATGAAATCAGCCTGTTGCCCACAGGTGTATCTAG GGTCTGTTTGTATCCTGGCTTTGTTGACGTAAAAGAAGCTGACTGGATATTGGAACGGCTTTGTCAAGATGTTCCCTGGAAACAGAGGACTGGCATCAGAGAGG atATAACTTATCAGCAACCAAGACTTACAGCATGGTATGGAGAACTTCCTTATACTTATTCAAGAATCACTATGGAAGCAAATCCTCAC TGGCATCCCGTGCTGCACACACTAAAGAACCGCATTGAAGAGAACACTGGCCACACCTTCAACTCCTTACTCTGCAATCTTTACCGCAATGAGAAGGACAGTGTGGACTGGCACAGTGATGATGAGCCCTCACTAGGGAGGTGCCCCATTATTGCTTCACTCAGTTTTGGTGCCACACGCACATTTGAGATGAGAAAGAAGCCACCACCA